TGGCGGCTTTCTCGTCGCAGGCAATCAGAACAACTGTGGCTGCTCCGGAAAAGATTCACAAAAAGAATATTGTACACCcattctgttatttatttagaaagcaagagaaagagacatgaaGCAGTGGACAGAGCTCTGCAAGTTGGGATTAAGTCCGGACAAGACAGAATTTCTGGTTGACTTTCAGTCGTATGCAGGAGGGGGGGTATTAAGTGTCCAGTTTTCCCAACTACACTGAGCATTTACAACCAACACGTCTGAACTGAAAGCACTGTACAGTTACCACCCCTTTGGGCTTCACGATGACATCGAGTGTTTGTGAGCGCACGGCTGTGTGTATGAACTGGTCAAAGATGtcgtgtgtgttttggtgtgtgtgataTCGAGTGTGTGCCTAATCACGGTCACTGAATATATCTGTATACTAGTCAGGGACGCTGACTACACTAGTATACCCGCCAGTGACACCGAACAGAGCGTGCATATCTGTACACGTGTGTTCTATTTGTTACGATCTAGAGGGCGCATCCTCAAAGCTGATGATGCTGGACTCTGGGTGTGGCGCTCCGCCTGTGGATGGCGCTCCGCTGCTCTGTGacaatgaggatgaggaggtggaggagagggaagcgCCGACGGGTCCCCCTGCTGGTCTCggcgtggaggaggaggaggaggaagggtcGCGGGCACCCGGGAGAAGCGGCTGCGTGTCGGTTCTGACCTCGTCGTCGTCATCGTCTTCCTCGTCGTCCATGCTGGGCCAGGCCGACTGGTCCTCCACGCGCTTTAGACGCTCGTTCAGAGCCTTGAGGGCCAGTTGTCTGCaaggaagagggaaagagacgCTTTAATCACAGAGGGAAGTACGGTCGTGCTAAAACACAGGTCTGACTGactttggtttttgtgctcCCACGTGATGTAATCTAATGCTTCAGTTGATGTATGAAACATGCcctgtaaaacaataaaaacaggagaCAACTAAGTAATCCCTCATCTGTTATACAAACAAAGTCCCTACACATGCAGAGCAGGGTCAGCAAAAGCGCCTTGGTCAAGGGCACCTGGACCAGATGATGGGCACAATAGATTATACTACGGATGACGTTGTGCCAGTTGAAAGATATCTGCATATTTCCTGATTTTGATGTCAATGGTCTGTATTGTGTCTTGCAATTAAAAGTTTATCCTGTTTATCCTGAGGTCATAGATTTATCctcaaagagaaaaacagggaaaTTCTAATCCTGGCCTTGTTAAGAGTCCCATATAATACGAACATACTGGTTAATGTGTCAGTTCACAACAAAGGTATCCACCTCGTTAGCTGGTGGTAAAAGAATCCAAGGAAATAAAACACTCTCCACTGATGCTGTCCTTTAATGCTGGcaatcaagaagaagaagaggcaatTTATCAAATGAATGGGCTCattttctgatcatcatttatTGATTAAATCTCCCCACTTATCCTGGAGAAGTACCAATTACTTCTTAAACCATCACCATAACGATAATTTCCCATTCAGCAGACTTCTCAGTCACCAGTTAATCAGAATCAAGCATTTACATTCACACGACAGCCATACTTAATGCGTGTCAtactggaggaaagaaaacactgctgaaaacatgagAAGTGATGCAGACTGGGAAATAATGTAGCTCAACCAGTTACTGgataaaaatgtaatattacTTGTTTGATGTAACAGTCTTTTTCCAGCAGAGAAGCTTCAAGTTACTGAACatatgcagctgtgtgtgtgtgctcactcaAAGCTAAGAACATCCTTATATATAAATGACAAAGGTCCTGCACAGTCAAACTGAGTAGGTTGCCCTTACATGGTATGTGACTTAACCATTAGGCTACTGGAGAGCACCATGTGTAGATATTGaccaaaacaaaatacagaaaagctAAATTACCCAATCACAGGAGCACAGGCAGCGACATCTACATGAAACTGAACCTGTACGACAGCTTGGAAGTGTGTCTGCTAGACAACACaacaggaggagaaataatCTGACACCTTGTGAGCAggtgtgagtgaatgtgagtgtgtattgtagagataAGGCATGAGCCTGTACGAGCTGCCTGAAGAGTACGTCTGAAAAAGGGCACAGAGGCTCAGCGAACTTCCCAGAGTAAATAaactaaaaacaacacagtttctgttcctcctctctgagtCGAGCACCTATTTGATtatatgggtgtgtgtttgtattctgTTTCACTCGTCTAAAACCCGCCTGCATTCTGGACTGACCAATACATCAGACTAACCTTTACTTGGGATCAGCGTACATGCACGTATGTATGCCCATGTCAACTTTTAATCTCATTCTTCTTCGCTCCgactcacctcctcctctctgcgtCTTGTGGGTCCGTCCCTGGCAGGCTGATCGTGATGGAGGAGGGCGCCCCCACGTCGTATCTCTTCACCATCTTTCTGCACACCTTCATCTTCACCAGAGCGGAGTGGACCAGCCCCGCCAGCAGCCCCACGGCCGGCTGCAGCGCTTCAGGGAAGAAACTAGCAAAGGCAAAGTGGTCCGACATGTCCCCGCGGCCCCGGCTGTGCCTCTGGTAAAAGCGAAGGTAGACCCAGCCGGACAGGGCGCCGTAGCTGTATGCAGCCAGCGGGGCAGAGCTGTCGAGTAGCCCAGACAGGCGCAGTAAGGccaagaggaggaggaccaaAGCCGGTGCTGCCTTGAGTCTCACCTGAGATGGCAGGGGGAGACAGATTTTAGTTCATGTGAACAAAATCAGACAAGGGGATAGCTACCGTTTTGTCTACAGACCACCGTGGCTGCCAGTTCCCACTAATCGCTCAAGTCAGCCAGATTCAGGAATTGGAACACTGAACAATAGCTGGTTACAAGCCAGGCTGGCAGGAGCCACAGTCAAAATGTACCAGAGATTTGATAGGAGTAAATTTCCTGATCTGTGAGGGAGATTACAGTGAAGTAACCCAGATTTAAACAAATTCATAACAAGCAGAAAAAGACCAAATAATGGTGACTACAGCCAAGTGGTCTGGTAGTAAATAGAAACATATTAGGAATGTGTAGCTAATGGGCCCTTCAGCAAAAAACTAAAGCCTCATCTGCACGCTCAGTGTaagctgctctgcagaggagcatcAGACTTCatcttaaaatgtaaattaacaGATCACACCTCAGTCCAAATTTGGAAGACAGTCACATGTCTAAACCAGAGAACACAGGCCAAGTAGAGCAAACACTCAACAGCTCAACCACCGGTCTGTTCACCACTGCCTTACAGAGCTTTTACGCAATAGTCTGATCGCTGTATTTGACTGCCGGATATGTGAGCGTCCACAAAATGATTAACATTCCTTACCACACTACAccaccattaaaaaaaacatacatatggAGGaagtgcttcttcttcttttcaacaagtaaatcacaataaaaaaagatcCAAAGAAAAGTTTTGTATAGAAAAGTGACACTTTACAATAAAAAAGCCCTGcaatacatatacatatgtcATTGTTGTTCTCCTGCCTGTTAAAAGTGTGATTCATCTCAGTTGTCTTCCTTTAGGCTGTAGTTTATAGAGTTGTTAAGCCAAAGGTTAACTCTGATAGttgtatttctcttttcttcttttatgatCTGGGGTCAGTTATGCTTTTCTGAAATGGATAACAAAATCAAAAGATAAGGGTATTTGGGGGGAAATGGTACTCTCCTCTGTGACACAACACTGTGGGGGACATGAAGTAAATGGCAATGTTTATCATTTAATTATTCTTCTTTTGCAGCCAAAACTATTTCTAAAGGTAAATACTAtgcctgaatgaatgaattatactgtttttattcatgttaaaTAGCCATTATtgcaggaaagaagaaaaacaacgaCATAACAGGTGATTCCAAACTTCTGAACAGTAGTGTAAatttcacagacacagacacaatggtTTCTTGATTTATGTACATGCAGTGTGCACCTCAAGGCAGAATATCTGGCACATTGGGAAATCTTCTTGTCCCTTTTATCCATCGTGAAATTCTATGTTAATTttaactaaaaacaaaacaaagtgtgatTTATGGTATTTTGTGAAAATGGCTGGGGCCATCCTTGATGTGCGCTGGCCATAATCTGACACAGGCTTGTTTATGTGCACATCTTAAGGACAAGTGGTTAGGTTTCCACAGCTGTTTACATTCTTGTTGTGCCCCATTTTCAATTCAATCATGCTGTCACACTCCTCACTGGTCTGGTATTTTTTAAAGGCTCAAAAGAGTAGAATATCCCTTAACAACAGGCCACCAATGCAGAGCAgaaatgattttcattatttgttAGCCTCACCTGTGGCACTCGGAGTACTGTAGTGTCTCCCATGGTCTGCTTCAGTGCCACCAGGACACCTCCGAGGAACCCCGCTGCTCCGTGGATGCGCACAGCAAACAAGAAGTCCAGGTCAAAGGTGGCAACATAGGTGAGGAGGTAGGAGAGGCCTGCCAGGAGGCCTGCAGACACATTGACCACTGCAAAAAAGATCAGGAGCTCCAGAGCACCCCACAGAGGCTCCAGCAGGCGCCCGCAGGCCATAACTGTCCCCACATTGGCTGCCACACCCCACACGTGCTGCTCCACCACCCCATGGGTCACCAGGGTCCACACCCAGAAGTTGGGTGGAAAGAGGTAGCCCGGGGTCACCCCCAGCGCATATGGAGTGTCCACGGCCCATGACAAGAGATAGAGGAGAACCACCACAGCACTTATGCTTTTCACCACCACACTGGTGCTGGCAAGAGCAGCCAAGAAGTGCTGTCGTGCCACCGGCAGGTAACGATTCATTTTGGTCTGTTCTGACAAGGATCCTTCTTGAGCCAATCAGCTCAAGAGAGCAGATCAGCAGATCAGTCGCCTCTGTTGCAGCAGATGTTGGATGTCGGTGTCAGATTAATAATGCCAAGCAGAACAGGTGACACCTGTACGTCCTGACAGCATCAAAATCCACACTTCTCTGTGAGCCTTCATTCGGGATATTGTCTTTCAGTTGGTTAAAGACAACGTTGGTAATCAACTCAGTAAGGTCTACTCTTTTTGTTGAAACAAGCTAACAAACTTTGGGCTGCAGCAGATAAGCCTGAGGTGTGATAACCTTAGCTGGGAGACCTTCTGATCTAACTGCCTAGCTGGCGGACTTCAGTCAGCGTAGACAAAAGTACAACACGCTTACAAACCACCAGCAGCTAGCAGACAGGTGGTAGAGGCCAAATATGCAAATCtaaactgaaacaaatgcaCCTAAGTGCCAACTTCTTCAGGGGATCTCGGCTGAGCTAGCTTGTCAACATAGgagagctaatgttagctagctgtcAGACTGAATGCGTTTTGAGTTACGCTGCTTTATATCCGCCAAGGATAAGCAGGAGAGGTTAGTTTAATTACAAGACAGGACATCTAGCGTCTGTAGAACCTGGTCGTTCAAACTAGCCCACGGAGCTCCCGTCCTGGTCCTCTCCGCTCTCTCGGCCCGGTGTCTACCGGGCTAGCCCGAGGATTTCCCGTAGCTAGCAACAGGCCTTCAAAACAATGTTAGAGGCGCTTCAGAACCAGCGTCCAGTCGAGTATACTTCACAGATTTTTCATACTACCTTAGCTTCACTCGTTTATCTTTTTGTTCTTCCGTCTTTTGAGAGCAGGTCGCCGGAGGAAATTATGTTATGTTGGCTGGCACTCCTCCTCCCAGTAACACCACTCAGCTACTGACCTGCGCTGTCTGCCACCGTCATCAACAATCGGTGAAAAAACGTCCAGTCACGTAACTTTTTACCAccagagcatgctgggaaaccGAGTTCTCAACAAATGACGCATCTAAGTACATTAACACTCCACTACTCCACAAAAGATACGTTTAGCTGCGTTAAAGACTAGTTAGTAGATGGTTTCGTTTGGATTTAGACCTTATAGGTGAGTCTTCTAGCTGCCTGTGGAGGGAAGcatataaatacatttactctGAGTTTACACTTCACCTGAGTGTTTCAATTTTCTGGAAAGTTAAAGTTACTTAAGTTCAGAGGAAAATACTGCACTACATTTTTTTTGACTCCTATAGGTACTAATTACTTTTCAGATACATGATTTGCATAAAAATCATATAATCAACTTTGTTTAGCATTATTTAATTAACTGCCTCATCATTAAATTGCTGCTtacatgtacatgtatacaGGAATGGCAAGAGGCTATTTAACATTCTGTCAGGAGctattctgcataatgagtactttcaAATACATCAAGTACAATTTTCTTATAATATGTATGAACTTGTAcgtaaaaataagaaattttAATGCAGGACATTTagatgcagtatttttacatcatgGTACACTAAAACGATCTTAAATAATAGTAAAGGATCCAATTTCTTCTTCCACCATCTTGAGCTGCCTGTTGTATCTGTGTTTAAGTTGGATTTTCTTCCTGGAGTTGGTGGTTAGGGAAGTCATAATGACCTTTTCTACGGGATACACTCACATTTCCTAGCTTTGTTTTAATATCATCATTATGATATTTAGCAATATTATGCACTTTAAAATGGTGAATTTGTACATTTAGTGTCTAAACAAGCAGGTCCTTTTGTGTTTCCTCATTGAAATtgtacaaaaaacacaaaaaaaacacagatgcattcattttattctaaACAATCAGTactcacatcacatttacaaaaacagacagaccaCATACACATAGGCTCTGAGAGGGAAATGGAACAAGGACACAGACTAAACAGCAACCTTCACTCAGAGTTTACAGAGAGATAAACATCAAGGTCATTActaataaaaaatggaaaaaaaaaaaaaaatcaaagagacaTGATGAGTCATTGTGCTTCATGGTACATGCTGTGTAGTTTCCCAAAATTAAGCACTCAAATACAAACCTATACATAACTAAGAGACCCATGCATGAGACTACATGGCCAGCACTGCTGGTCTGCTCAGACTGGGATATTGCCTCCAGCCACTGATTTATATCTGGCTGGCCGTTCCTCTGAAGTGGATCTGAATTTTGCTTTTAAATTGGAATGTAATATAGATCCAGTGACATCTAATGAAAGCACAGGTGGAcatacaaaagcaaaaaaaggaaTCTCTGCAGTCTAACAACCATGCATGTTTGTTAGTGAGCTGACTTAATTCAGTCATTTATCTCTGCAAAGccactgtcctctctgtgctggACACACTCATCATTCAGATCGCTTTTTACACCTCTCACTCAAAAATGAGGGCCGTTACATTTATCCATTTTATCCTCCTTGGGTGTAAACTATATGACAGCACCGACAAGCCAAAAACTCAAGTAACCTGCCAGATAAAGGCTTGTAAATTTGTAGATTTGCACAACATTCAGCAGACAAATGTGTTGATTTAATTTGAAGACGACTCCAAATCATCTCGTATGTACGgcggtctcacacacacacacacacacacacacacacacagaagctccACCATGTCTGCAGGCCAGAATAAACCAAACCTAGATTTCACTATAAAGGTTACATTCCACTGATTTTACCACTACATTACAAGAACATGATAATCAAATATACGGCCAAAAGCAATAACACAGAACGCACTGACATCTATATGAGCGCATATTAATCAACAGCAGACAACTAAATTGAGCTCAGCTGTTTTTAACTGACCCAGTTCTTGCTGTAAATCTCATCTGAATAAGTGAAGTTCTTTCTAAAATGTTGGTGATTCATTCTGAAAATTCTTTCAAGCGTATGGCTCCGATTACCACCATTTCTTTTAAA
This region of Chaetodon auriga isolate fChaAug3 chromosome 10, fChaAug3.hap1, whole genome shotgun sequence genomic DNA includes:
- the tmem115 gene encoding transmembrane protein 115 codes for the protein MNRYLPVARQHFLAALASTSVVVKSISAVVVLLYLLSWAVDTPYALGVTPGYLFPPNFWVWTLVTHGVVEQHVWGVAANVGTVMACGRLLEPLWGALELLIFFAVVNVSAGLLAGLSYLLTYVATFDLDFLFAVRIHGAAGFLGGVLVALKQTMGDTTVLRVPQVRLKAAPALVLLLLALLRLSGLLDSSAPLAAYSYGALSGWVYLRFYQRHSRGRGDMSDHFAFASFFPEALQPAVGLLAGLVHSALVKMKVCRKMVKRYDVGAPSSITISLPGTDPQDAERRRQLALKALNERLKRVEDQSAWPSMDDEEDDDDDEVRTDTQPLLPGARDPSSSSSSTPRPAGGPVGASLSSTSSSSLSQSSGAPSTGGAPHPESSIISFEDAPSRS